One Prunus dulcis chromosome 7, ALMONDv2, whole genome shotgun sequence DNA segment encodes these proteins:
- the LOC117633933 gene encoding putative F-box/LRR-repeat protein At3g59170 yields MDGFSNLPDQVAHCILSFLTITDLTRFGCASKRCRELYLSAPSLNFDGFSIANQSTCMKRQRLFNCFDRFFFCRGDNKIQSFRVRWFSHVAEDRVMYLSNTDEDTDYSNDSDITTCFCEEHFRVMSWVHNAVRCNVEELDLDISPGSEIAPKFPSHVFLCASLTSLSVDLGCTSLTVPSFTFSSNLKYLELTSGLVKDGFFKWISSCCKCIEDLVLQEVAANNITIESSSLKTFSFVNDDSFDVLNISCEKLESLIMEWIIQSPSKYSLNNFAPRLKYFSWKGNLMNHRNLGNLDILEEAEILKKPKGDEFENVFEVLCSLSRDKVLTLNEETVKALFREGSMPPPLNNVCSLGLRIGNVVDELVPAMVSLFRGMPNLCNMLINTKPPLDDPKSNTSGYNIGYWKMQNLAFINQLKDVTVKLSDGSNGVELVRHMLECAQNLEKMLIICLPQNLDDNMRRLDESKKIPCATVLFKESRDFLL; encoded by the exons ATGGATGGATTTAGTAACCTTCCAGACCAAGTTGCCCATTGCATTCTTTCCTTCCTTACTATAACAGACCTTACTCGTTTCGGCTGTGCGTCGAAACGATGCAGAGAACTTTATCTGTCGGCCCCATCGTTGAATTTTGATGGATTTTCCATCGCGAATCAATCCACGTGTATGAAGCGGCAAAGGTTGTTCAATTGTTTCGATAGATTCTTCTTTTGTCGTGGTGACAATAAGATACAGTCCTTTCGTGTTCGTTGGTTTAGTCACGTTGCAGAGGACAGAGTCATGTATTTATCAAATACAGACGAGGATACCGACTATAGCAACGATAGCGACATAACAACATGCTTCTGTGAAGAGCATTTTCGAGTAATGTCATGGGTCCACAATGCAGTAAGGTGCAATGTGGAAGAGCTTGATCTTGACATCAGCCCTGGAAGTGAGATAGCTCCGAAGTTTCCATCTCATGTCTTTCTTTGTGCATCCTTAACATCTCTATCGGTGGACCTGGGCTGTACGAGTCTTACCGTGCCCTCCTTCACATTTTCCTCTAATCTCAAATACTTGGAGTTGACAAGTGGTTTAGTAAAAGACGGATTTTTCAAATGGATCTCATCTTGCTGCAAATGCATTGAGGACTTAGTTCTACAAGAAGTTGCTGCGAATAATATCACCATTGAAAGCTCGTCTTTGAagacattttcttttgtgaatGATGATTCATTTGACGTACTTAACATCTCATGTGAGAAACTTGAATCTTTAATTATGGAGTGGATAATCCAATCACCTAGCaaatattcattaaataaTTTTGCCCCAAGGCTCAAGTATTTCAGTTGGAAGGGGAATTTGATGAACCACCGAAATCTTGGAAATTTAGATATCCTAGAAGAAGCTGAAATTCTTAAGAAGCCTAAAGGAGATGAGTTTGAGAATGTATTTGAGGTTCTTTGCAGTTTAAGCAGGGACAAAGTTCTTACCCTAAATGAAGAGACCGTTAAG GCTCTGTTTCGGGAAGGATCCATGCCACCACCATTAAATAATGTTTGTTCTCTGGGTCTGCGGATTGGAAATGTTGTTGATGAGTTAGTCCCAGCTATGGTTTCTCTTTTTAGAGGAATGCCAAATTTGTGTAATATGCTCATAAATACTAAGCCACCTCTGGATGACCCTAAATCTAAT ACATCTGGGTATAATATAGGATATTGGAAGATGCAAAACCTCGCTTTTATTAATCAGCTTAAGGATGTTACCGTAAAGCTTTCTGATGGGTCTAATGGAGTTGAGCTAGTAAGGCATATGCTCGAGTGTGCTCAGAATTTGGAGAAAATGCTCATAATTTGTTTACCCCAGAATTTGGATGACAATATGAGGAGGTTAGACGAAAGCAAGAAAATTCCCTGTGCCACAGTTCTGTTCAAGGAAAGTCGAGACTTCTTACTGTGA